The sequence AGTTCCCACCGACCTCAAccagagctctctctctgtgtgtgtgtgtgtgtgtgtgtgtgtgtgtgtgtgtagggccGACACTGTGCCAAGGAGCACATtacaccccccctcccctcctacctcctcctccatcagccCTCCACCCTCGTCCACTTTCCCCCACTTCCTGGTTTGGGCCAACGCAATTCCCAGCAGGAGCGTGTGATGGAGCGCCGCCCGGGGAGGAGGCGATGGGAAACAcatgtggaggagaggagagcagggagCGGCTGAGAGCTGCAGCGCGTCACAGGAACTGCTAAATGTCACCATTGTTCCTTTAATAATGAAAATCTAACGTTTAACAAACGCCGCTGTGTTCTCTGCGTGTTGCTTTTGGTGCGTCGTCCTCCTACTCCTCCACCTCAGCGACGGCGGCGGCGTGGGAAGCGGATCGGATGCAGATCACATCCTTCGACCTCACAGCGACTCAAACTGAAACATGTGTCGGCTCAGAGTTCAGCTGCAGTTTGAGCCGCTGATTAACGCCGTGACTGACGGGCGGCGTTCTCTGCTGTAAGCTCCACGCGTCACAGCTTCCTAATTAAACTGGACTTTACtgcggtacctgaacgcatcacgGCTTCACAGGTTCAGACCCTGCAGGTCTACACTAAGCTCGGGCCTCGTCTGGGCGGCGTGGGCGACGTCGCCTCGTTTGTAACGTGTGTTTTAACGTGTTTCTTTGATCGTAATGACAGGATGAAGATTCAGACTGATTCAgacgtttgtgtgtttttaacttctcgtggtttcttgaaataaaaacagtttgtcCTGGACGATGATTCAAGATGATGATTACAAGCTAAACTCCTGACATAAACTCATCTGAGGGTTTGAACATTGACGTGTGGGCGTCGATGTGACCGCACGCTGTGTGACATCAGAGCGTCTGTCGGTCTGACGGTCAGACCGCTTCGTTACGAGCTCCAATCCGGCCAAAgaagaaatgtgaagaagaagaaatcagagTGACGATCTTAAAAACATGCAAGTTTCAGAAGGCCGTAATTTaatctttcctttcttcttcttcttggtacAGTAAGTTTGTGTCCTTGCTTCCTTTCCTTACCTAAAACCTTCCTTGTTTCCCTCCACGTCCTCTTCCCTTCCCTTGTCTTGTAACTCTCTTTCAtgtcctcttctttcctttttgtccTCCCTTCCTTCaagttttcttctttcctttcctcttcttcttcttccagtaAGTTATTGTCCTTCGTCACCTTTCTAccttcccttcctttccttacCTTAAACCTTCCTTGTTTCCCTCCATGTCCTCTACCCTTGTCTTGTTACTCTCTTTCATGTCCTCTTCTTTCCTTATTGCCCTCCCTTGCTAATgggtttccttccttttttttccttgcctcctttactttcttcttctccttggtACAGTAAGTTTGTGTCCTTGCTTCCTTTCCTTACCTAAAACCTTCCTCGTTTCCTTCCATGTTCTCTTCccttgtcttgtcttgtaaCTCTCTTTCAtgtcctcttctttcctttttgttctCCCTTCCTTCaagttttcttctttcctttcctctttgttACATTAATTTAATGTCCTTCGTGACCTTTCTAccttcccttcctttccttacCTTAAACCTTCCTTGTTTCCCTCCATGTCCTCTAcccttgtcttgtcttgttacTCTCTTTCATGTCCTCTTCTTTCCTTATTGCCCTCCCTTGCTAAAgggtttccttccttttttttccttgcctcctttactttcttcttctccttggtACAGTAAGTTTGTGTCCTTGCTTCCTTTCCTTACCTAAAACCTTGCTCGTTTCCTTCCATGTTCGCTTCCCNNNNNNNNNNNNNNNNNNNNNNNNNNNNNNNNNNNNNNNNNNNNNNNNNNNNNNNNNNNNNNNNNNNNNNNNNNNNNNNNNNNNNNNNNNNNNNNNNNNNNNNNNNNNNNNNNNNNNNNNNNNNNNNNNNNNNNNNNNNNNNNNNNNNNNNNNNNNNNNNNNNNNNNNNNNNNNNNNNNNNNNNNNNNNNNNNNNNNNNNCAGCAGAGCGGAgcgagaagcagagagagctggaggagagtcgactaaacatccagcagagaatccaggacagagagaaagatgtggagcagcttcaacaggaggtggaggctaTCAACGGCTCCGCTGATAAAGCAGTGGAGCACAGTGAGGAGATGTTCACCCAGCTGATCCGTCTCATGGAGGAACGACGCTCTGACGTGAGGCAGCGGGTCAGATcccagcaggaaactgaagtgagtcgagtcagagagcttcaggagaagctggagcaggagatcactgagctgaagaggagagacgctgagctgcagaagctggcacacacagaggaccacaACCAGTTTCTACAGGACTACCCCTCACTGTCAGGACTCAGTGGACCTGCAGACCCATCCAGCATCAAGACCCGTCCTCTCAGGTACTTTGAGgatgtgacagcagctgtgtcAGAAGTCAGAGATCAACTACAGGAGGTCCTGAGAGAGAAGTGGACCAACGTCTCACAGGCTGTGACTGAAGTGGATGCTTTACTGTCAGATCCACCAGAGCCCAAGACCAGAGCTGGGTTCTTAAGATACTCACGTGGACTCAcactggatccaaacacagcaaacagatATCTGTTATTATCTGATGGGAACAGAAGAGCAACacggaaaaaacaacaacagtctcATTCTAGTCACCCAGACAGATTCACTCATTATGATCAGGTCCTGAGTAGAGAGGGTCTGAGCGGACGGtgttactgggaggtggagCTGAGAGGGGACGGAGTTGAGGTAGCAGTCGCATACAAGAATATCAGCAGAACAGGAGGCTCAGAGGATTGTGTATTTGGATTCAATGATAAATCTTGGACGTTAGATTGTTCAACAACAGTTATTACTTTTGGTTCAACAAAGTCAACACTCCTGTCTCAGGTCCTCAGTCCTCCAGAGTAGGAgtgtacctggatcacagagcaggtattctgtccttctacagcgtctctgaaaccatgactctcctccacagagtccagaccacattcactcagccCCTCTATGCTGGACTAAGGTTGTACTGGTCTGAAAACAGTGCTGAGTTCTGTGAACTCCAATAAAAACCTTCAAGTCCATTCAGACCAAATATGAGCAACAAGAGGATTTCAAAGCTGCATGGTTCTGGTCTGATGGTTCTCCCTCCAAGACCTCTCTGTGCTTCAGGTCTTCATGCCGGCTTTGTGAGTCTTTTTGGAGCTGCTGCTTTTGTAGACGCTTTAAGGGATGAGGACAGTGATGCTGGATTATTTGCAACAGTTGGGTTTctatttttgatgaagcttcaaaaccagaaacagaaacagctctgtgtgaaatgtttgtgttccaCAGGATGGGAAGATCTTTATTTGGTGTTTGCTTGTTGATCACGCTTCATGAATTTAGTTAAAATCCTTAAaatgctgtttgttttattttgtagaggcttttattttgaaagggcttCAGTGTGGGGGGCAGGTTTTGCAGGTATGAAGCTTagaaaagacttgaaaacaTGAGAAAGGGAAAAGCAGGAGCTTCTTTCTGATCCTAAATCAAAGGATGTAAAGTCTGCAGATGAAAATATCATCTCTAACATGTCAGAATGTTCATGTTTCTACATTCAggatcctgtttttattgagtccaatcagctgatcaaacaagtccttttcattctttgttCAACTGATGAAGACTTTAATACTCACATCAATAATTGGGATTGTTGGACTTCTCTTAGATTGTACAGATGAACTTTCTGACTTCAGgtttgttgctgattgagctaACTGCAGCAGATATTCCTGTCTGCTTCTTTTGGATCAGTGGATTTGGAAAGACGTCTACactcacacttttttttgtggccgatccaaaaaatgttgttttccacaAATGGATGTACAGATGAGGTTCAGTGAGCTTTGATAGAAGTGTATTAATAATCACATGGATTTGTAAAAGCTCTTTTCTTTTTGGG is a genomic window of Notolabrus celidotus isolate fNotCel1 chromosome 8, fNotCel1.pri, whole genome shotgun sequence containing:
- the LOC117816965 gene encoding LOW QUALITY PROTEIN: tripartite motif-containing protein 16-like (The sequence of the model RefSeq protein was modified relative to this genomic sequence to represent the inferred CDS: inserted 1 base in 1 codon) produces the protein MSGVIPAPWLALCRVLSFISHLHTPPPPPPLISPVLPLIDPHPRCIEYRSERSEKQRELEESRLNIQQRIQDREKDVEQLQQEVEAINGSADKAVEHSEEMFTQLIRLMEERRSDVRQRVRSQQETEVSRVRELQEKLEQEITELKRRDAELQKLAHTEDHNQFLQDYPSLSGLSGPADPSSIKTRPLRYFEDVTAAVSEVRDQLQEVLREKWTNVSQAVTEVDALLSDPPEPKTRAGFLRYSRGLTLDPNTANRYLLLSDGNRRATRKKQQQSHSSHPDRFTHYDQVLSREGLSGRCYWEVELRGDGVEVAVAYKNISRTGGSEDCVFGFNDKSWTLDCSXNSYYFWFNKVNTPVSGPQSSRVGVYLDHRAGILSFYSVSETMTLLHRVQTTFTQPLYAGLRLYWSENSAEFCELQ